One Pseudonocardia abyssalis DNA segment encodes these proteins:
- a CDS encoding NADP-dependent oxidoreductase, which produces MKAYVFTQYGGPENQEIQELPTPEPGPSEVRIAVRAAGVNPIDWKIRQGFLREFLPRDLPAVLGGEAAGVVEAVGQDVDGFAVGDEVFGNTSSTSGAYAEQALLSAAATAKKPGGLPFTAAAVLPIAAATAYDGLAQLKLDAGATLLINGIGGGVGVVAAQLARDRDITVVGTASEDKRVLVESLGAILVPSGDGVAERVRQILPEGVDAILDLVGGDALRAVAELAGDRSRIVTAGDPGTAAEVGGVLIERDGTSTVLDAVVALVAQGKIDSHVGEVFPLDDAGSALAAVEAGHARGKVVIEIG; this is translated from the coding sequence ATGAAGGCATATGTGTTCACGCAGTACGGCGGCCCCGAGAACCAGGAGATCCAGGAGCTCCCGACGCCCGAGCCGGGTCCGTCGGAGGTGCGCATCGCGGTGCGCGCGGCCGGGGTGAACCCGATCGACTGGAAGATCCGCCAGGGCTTCCTGCGCGAGTTCCTGCCACGCGACCTGCCCGCGGTGCTCGGTGGTGAGGCCGCCGGGGTCGTCGAGGCGGTCGGGCAGGACGTCGACGGGTTCGCCGTCGGCGACGAGGTCTTCGGCAACACGTCGTCGACGTCCGGGGCCTACGCTGAGCAGGCGCTGCTCAGCGCCGCGGCGACGGCGAAGAAGCCCGGCGGACTGCCGTTCACCGCCGCGGCGGTGCTCCCGATCGCCGCGGCCACCGCGTACGACGGCCTCGCGCAGCTCAAGCTCGACGCCGGCGCGACGCTGCTGATCAACGGCATCGGCGGGGGAGTCGGGGTGGTGGCGGCCCAGCTCGCGCGCGACCGCGACATCACCGTCGTCGGCACGGCCTCGGAGGACAAGCGGGTGCTCGTCGAGTCCCTCGGCGCGATCCTGGTGCCCTCGGGCGACGGGGTGGCCGAGCGCGTCCGCCAGATCCTGCCCGAGGGCGTCGACGCGATCCTCGACCTCGTGGGCGGCGACGCGCTGCGTGCGGTGGCCGAGCTGGCCGGCGACCGGTCGAGGATCGTCACCGCGGGCGACCCCGGCACGGCGGCGGAGGTCGGCGGCGTGCTGATCGAGCGCGACGGCACCTCGACCGTGCTCGACGCGGTGGTGGCGCTCGTGGCGCAGGGGAAGATCGACTCGCACGTCGGCGAGGTCTTCCCCCTCGACGACGCGGGCTCCGCGCTGGCGGCGGTCGAGGCGGGCCACGCCCGCGGCAAGGTCGTCATCGAGATCGGCTGA
- a CDS encoding serine protein kinase RIO: protein MYEPVRKRRRVDDDEPRRTRTDLSAFDERAGAEPDGPPEGDRWSTWDGADHGPDPLPHWVITEHAAVDTELGALKSGKEADVGLLERAVPGTDRSAVMAVKRYRTAEHRMFHRDAGYLEGRRVRRSREMRAMAGRTAFGRDILATQWAGAEFAALSLLWSHGVPVPYPVQCSGTELLMEFVGDPDGTAAPRLAQCRPGVDELCDLWHQLVDALLGLARHGLTHGDLSAYNVLVHRGRLVLIDLPQVVDVVGNPQGPEFLARDVRRIGEWFTAKGLPPEVGQPATLLDELLVASGMGTSQG from the coding sequence TTGTACGAGCCCGTCCGCAAGCGCCGCCGTGTCGACGACGACGAACCCCGCCGCACCCGCACCGACCTCTCCGCGTTCGACGAGCGGGCCGGTGCCGAACCCGACGGCCCGCCCGAGGGCGACCGCTGGTCCACATGGGACGGAGCCGACCACGGCCCCGATCCGCTGCCGCACTGGGTGATCACCGAGCACGCCGCGGTCGACACCGAGCTCGGCGCACTCAAGTCCGGCAAGGAGGCCGACGTCGGCCTGCTGGAGCGCGCGGTGCCCGGGACCGACCGCAGCGCCGTCATGGCCGTGAAGCGCTACCGCACCGCCGAGCACCGCATGTTCCACCGCGACGCGGGCTACCTGGAGGGCCGCCGCGTGCGGCGCTCCCGGGAGATGCGCGCGATGGCCGGGCGCACCGCGTTCGGCCGCGACATCCTCGCCACACAGTGGGCGGGCGCGGAGTTCGCGGCACTGTCGCTGCTGTGGAGCCACGGTGTGCCCGTCCCCTACCCCGTGCAGTGCTCGGGCACCGAGCTGCTGATGGAGTTCGTGGGCGACCCGGACGGCACCGCAGCCCCGCGGCTCGCGCAGTGCCGCCCGGGCGTCGACGAGCTCTGTGATCTCTGGCACCAGCTCGTCGACGCCCTGCTCGGGCTGGCCCGCCACGGACTCACGCACGGCGACCTCTCCGCCTACAACGTCCTCGTCCACCGCGGCCGGCTCGTACTGATCGACCTGCCGCAGGTCGTGGACGTCGTGGGCAACCCGCAGGGCCCGGAGTTCCTCGCCCGCGACGTGCGGCGGATCGGCGAGTGGTTCACGGCGAAGGGGCTGCCGCCCGAGGTCGGACAGCCCGCCACGCTGCTCGACGAGCTGCTCGTCGCGTCGGGGATGGGAACGTCACAGGGCTAG